One stretch of Candidatus Nitrosotenuis cloacae DNA includes these proteins:
- a CDS encoding VOC family protein, with protein sequence MIKSIPDGFHSATICLTLKDASAAIEFYKKAFDAQELFRMMGKDGKQIMHAEIKIGDSIIMINDEFPQMNFRSPQSIGGSGSGVYLYMNNVDDTLKKAAANGAKITMPATDVFWGDRMGSMEDPFGHIWSIATHVKDVSPEEMIKGAQEMKENCQ encoded by the coding sequence ATGATAAAGTCCATACCAGACGGATTTCACAGTGCAACAATCTGCCTCACACTAAAAGATGCATCGGCCGCAATTGAGTTTTACAAAAAAGCATTTGATGCACAAGAGCTATTCCGAATGATGGGCAAAGATGGAAAACAAATAATGCATGCAGAGATAAAAATTGGTGATTCCATCATAATGATAAACGATGAATTTCCACAAATGAATTTTAGATCACCTCAGTCAATAGGTGGCTCTGGTAGTGGCGTGTACCTGTACATGAATAATGTGGACGATACACTCAAAAAAGCAGCTGCAAATGGTGCAAAAATTACAATGCCGGCAACAGACGTGTTCTGGGGCGACAGAATGGGATCAATGGAGGATCCATTTGGCCACATTTGGAGTATTGCCACCCATGTAAAAGACGTGAGCCCAGAAGAGATGATAAAGGGCGCGCAAGAAATGAAGGAAAACTGTCAGTGA
- a CDS encoding Lrp/AsnC ligand binding domain-containing protein: MVKAVILVKSPKKLIAAKLGKLQYVYNSFPVSGQFDAVAFVQVDDLSQIREVTTKIQMIPGVERTETMMEIQ, translated from the coding sequence ATGGTAAAGGCAGTAATTTTGGTAAAATCACCAAAAAAGCTGATTGCAGCCAAGCTTGGCAAGCTCCAGTACGTGTACAACTCTTTTCCAGTTTCCGGCCAGTTCGATGCAGTAGCATTTGTCCAAGTCGATGATTTATCCCAAATCCGAGAGGTCACTACAAAAATCCAAATGATTCCCGGCGTTGAGCGAACCGAAACCATGATGGAAATACAATAA
- a CDS encoding VOC family protein — protein sequence MNIKRVGNVILAVKDLDKSIAFYHELLGLPIKNQRRTWVDLGQTGALLSLHPAGLTADHSANNLEGGIVVGFLVGDVKSAMDELKSKGVKVHREIMDREAGKNAIVLDPDGYMVSLFEPKFADSDQQSKGYHGFTPA from the coding sequence GTGAACATAAAGCGTGTAGGAAACGTAATTTTGGCAGTAAAAGACTTGGACAAGTCCATTGCCTTTTACCACGAATTGCTCGGGTTGCCAATCAAAAACCAAAGAAGAACATGGGTTGATTTGGGACAGACGGGTGCGTTGCTAAGCTTGCATCCAGCCGGACTGACAGCGGATCATTCTGCAAACAATCTTGAAGGTGGAATTGTTGTTGGCTTTTTGGTCGGCGATGTCAAATCAGCAATGGATGAGCTGAAATCAAAAGGAGTCAAGGTTCACCGGGAGATAATGGACCGAGAGGCAGGCAAAAACGCCATAGTGCTAGACCCAGACGGATACATGGTATCTTTGTTTGAGCCTAAATTTGCAGACTCGGACCAGCAATCAAAAGGATATCACGGATTTACTCCGGCCTAA
- a CDS encoding adenylate/guanylate cyclase domain-containing protein, producing the protein MSSKEKPNAPASEPKPAPKKAKKDYGVIDMMLSKPSERVVDSETLIKETQNRVWRALKSGYEYSPQEDESDAFLRKNVFSRMKMVVMYVDLVGSTQITLALPEEKVAIIITCFAQEMAQTIRHHGGFVLKFVGDAVIGYFPAEENQLQPADNAVMCAKSMLSVIQKGINPILNQYDYPDLAIKIGIDYGENMIVRYGADAKKSHVDILGPVMNIAAKIQGMAKQNQILIGDDVYARIHPSTQPSFEKVVWKNNEWKYHRDDGQLYPVWVHTD; encoded by the coding sequence ATGAGTAGCAAAGAAAAACCAAACGCCCCAGCGAGTGAGCCAAAACCTGCGCCAAAAAAGGCCAAAAAAGACTATGGCGTAATTGACATGATGCTATCCAAACCCTCAGAGCGCGTGGTGGATTCTGAAACTCTGATCAAGGAAACCCAAAACCGGGTCTGGCGTGCACTAAAGAGTGGATACGAGTATTCACCGCAGGAAGATGAATCCGATGCATTTTTGCGAAAAAACGTCTTTTCCAGAATGAAAATGGTGGTAATGTATGTCGATTTGGTTGGCTCTACACAAATCACACTTGCACTACCTGAGGAAAAAGTAGCTATCATAATCACCTGCTTTGCGCAAGAGATGGCGCAAACAATCCGACACCATGGGGGCTTTGTGCTAAAGTTTGTAGGTGATGCCGTGATTGGCTATTTTCCAGCAGAGGAAAACCAACTCCAGCCAGCAGACAATGCAGTAATGTGTGCCAAGTCCATGTTATCAGTAATCCAAAAGGGAATCAATCCAATTCTAAACCAGTACGACTATCCGGACTTGGCAATCAAAATAGGAATCGACTATGGTGAAAACATGATAGTCAGGTATGGAGCAGATGCCAAAAAATCACACGTTGACATCTTGGGTCCTGTAATGAACATTGCAGCAAAAATCCAAGGCATGGCAAAGCAAAACCAAATTCTAATTGGTGATGATGTGTATGCAAGAATTCATCCATCTACCCAACCCTCATTTGAAAAGGTGGTCTGGAAGAACAATGAGTGGAAGTATCATAGAGATGACGGACAACTGTACCCTGTCTGGGTGCACACCGACTAG